Proteins co-encoded in one Zalophus californianus isolate mZalCal1 chromosome 9, mZalCal1.pri.v2, whole genome shotgun sequence genomic window:
- the LGALS2 gene encoding galectin-2 isoform X1, with amino-acid sequence MSEKLEMTNMDMKLGTTLKIKGKIASDADGFVINLGQGSEKLNLHFNPRFHDSAIICNSWDGNWGQEQREGHMCFSPGSEVKITVTFGNDGFKVKLPDGHQFTFPNRLGDSHLSYLSVQGGLNVSSFKID; translated from the exons ATGTCG GAAAAATTGGAGATGACAAACATGGACATGAAGTTGGGGACCACCCTGAAGATCAAGGGCAAGATTGCCAGTGATGCTGATGG ATTTGTGATTAATCTGGGCCAGGGGTCAGAGAAGCTGAACCTGCATTTCAACCCACGCTTCCATGATTCTGCCATCATCTGCAACTCATGGGATGGCAACTGGGGGCAGGAGCAACGGGAAGGTCACATGTGCTTCAGCCCAGGGTCAGAAGTCAAG ATCACCGTGACCTTTGGGAATGACGGATTCAAAGTGAAGCTGCCAGATGGGCACCAGTTTACCTTTCCCAACAGGCTGGGCGACAGCCACCTGAGCTACCTGAGCGTGCAAGGCGGGTTGAATGTCTCCTCCTTCAAGATTGACTAA
- the LGALS2 gene encoding galectin-2 isoform X2: MSEKLEMTNMDMKLGTTLKIKGKIASDADGFVINLGQGSEKLNLHFNPRFHDSAIICNSWDGNWGQEQREGHMCFSPGSEVKAGRQPPELPERARRVECLLLQD; the protein is encoded by the exons ATGTCG GAAAAATTGGAGATGACAAACATGGACATGAAGTTGGGGACCACCCTGAAGATCAAGGGCAAGATTGCCAGTGATGCTGATGG ATTTGTGATTAATCTGGGCCAGGGGTCAGAGAAGCTGAACCTGCATTTCAACCCACGCTTCCATGATTCTGCCATCATCTGCAACTCATGGGATGGCAACTGGGGGCAGGAGCAACGGGAAGGTCACATGTGCTTCAGCCCAGGGTCAGAAGTCAAG GCTGGGCGACAGCCACCTGAGCTACCTGAGCGTGCAAGGCGGGTTGAATGTCTCCTCCTTCAAGATTGA